The Neorhizobium sp. NCHU2750 genome contains the following window.
CGCTATTGTGCTGCCTCGGGCAAAGCGTTTCCCAGCCGGTCTGGCAATATTCGCAGCGCCCGCAGGCATCATGCAGCCAGGCAACGCCCACCGCATCGCCTTCCTTGAGGTCCGTCACACCGGGGCCAACTTGGACGACGATGCCGGCAGCCTCGTGACCGGGAATGAAGGGCGGGTTGGGCTTGACCGGCCAGTCGCCGTCGGCGGCATGCAGGTCGGTATGGCATACGCCGCAAGCGGAAACCTTCACCAGCACTTCGCCGGGTCCCGGAACGGGCACAGGCACGCATTCGATCGTAAGGGGCTTGCCGAACTGCTTGACGACGGCGGCTTTCATGGTCTGAGGCATGCGGGGTCTCCTTGTCCGGCACATCCACCCGAAAACCGCTTTGACGGTCTTCGCAAAGTCCGATGTGCACCCTCCAAAAATGTCACAGCGTCCTGTCGCGCCTCATGGCGCAGGGCCTGTCGAGCCCACGGGTCTGGAGGCTAGGAGATTTGCGGACGACTTCATTGATCCAGCGCAATCTTTTCATTTAAACGATTAGCATCTGTTTCTCAGGCGTCTTGGCGCGGCTTGTGCTCGGCAATTTCGGAGGCATGACGGAATATATGGACCAGCCGGTTTTGATCTTTGCCAAGCTGCATCAAGGCTTTGTCGAACCTGCGCAATTCGCTTGCTGCCGGGCGGCGCGAACCGGCATTGCCTGCCTGGGTCTGGCCTGCTTGGGCCCGGAAGCCATGAATTGCCGGCCTGACGGAAATTCGTGGCCCCACATTGTCCTGGAACTGCGCAAGCCTCATTCCCGCCTTCACCAGCAACGCGCGCACACCGGGCCTGCTTTCCGTCGCGATCACCACCCGGAAGGCGTTGATCAGCGCTTCCTTGCCGACGGGCAGTTCCTCCGTGTCGAAAAGGTCGCCGCCCATCTCATGTTCCCTGATGTGGATGAGGAATAGGTCGACCAGATGATGGGCCGCCTGAAGTAACTGTGCATCCGTTCCGCGCGGGATCTCGCCGCCTCGCATCGTGCTGGCAAAATCGTGATAGGGCATGCTCTCATCCTCCCTTGCGGAGGGAAACGCATGAAACTCCGCTTTGTTCTGCTCCCATAATGCCGTCAAGAAATACGGAGGGGCCACCGTTTTTTATCTTTCGGCTTGTGCAATGCAGCATTGCCTCTTGCACATCGGCGCCGATGGCCTATGTTCACTGCGCGACAGTGTGTCGCAGTCTGGGTCTTTAGACCCCCTTCACCCGCATTATTTGGTGGGTCGCGATAAGAAGGATGAAACCATGACAGTCTCAATCAGCACTATCAAAGCGTCTCAGTCCGGTGCCGTTATTTCCGGCCAGGTGGCCCGTGCCGTAGCCGAAGCGCGCGTTGCCGCCGGCTACAGCATCGACGATCTGGCCGTGACCACAGGCCTCGTCCACGATGAGATCCTCCGTGTCGAGGACGGCTCGAATGCCGATCCTGCAAAGGTCCGCCGCATTGCCGCGGCCTTGAAGATCCCGTCTTCGGCCTTCCTGGTCGCATGACAAAGAGCCCGGGTTGATCCCGGGCTTTTTCTTTTGCGGGCCTTTGGCCGTCATCCCGCAACGAAGATGTTGCTCTCCGCGGCGATCAGTTCGCGGATATAGTCCACGACGGTGCGCAGCCTCACGAGATCCCGCGAGGTCTCGTGATAGGTCGTCCAGTAGGACCGGCGGATCGCCACCTCGGGCATGATCCGCACCAGTTCTCGATGCTGGCGCGCCACATAGTCGTGCAGGATGCCGATACCGGCGCCGGATCTGACCGCCTCGACCTGCCCGATAGCACTCGATACCTCGAACCCGGCATCCCAGTCGCGCATCACCTCTCCGGTGAAATTCAGTGACGGCGAGAAGATCAGATCCTCCACATAGCCCACCCGCGCATGTGCCCTCAGTTCGTCGGCGCTTTTCGGTTCGCCGGCGATAGCGAGATAACTGCGCGCGGCATAAAGCCCGAGCGTGTAATCGGTCAGCTTCGAGGATACGAGCCGTCCCTGGTCGGGCCGCTCGATGGTGATGGCGATATCGGCCTCCCGCTGCGACAGCGAGAAATGCCGCGGCACCGGCACGAGCTGGATCTTCAACAGCGGGTGCCGCCGCGTCAGCCGCCCCATCCGCGAGGCAAGGAAGGAGACCCCGAAGCCGTCCGGCGCGCCGATCCGCACCGTGCCGGCAATCACGCTGTCGGGGCTTGAGGCAAGCACCTGTGCCGACAGCATCTCGGTTTCCATCCGCTCGGCTGCCGCAAGCAGGGCCTCGCCCTCCGCCGTCAGCGTGCAGCCATTGGTGCGGCGGATCAGAAGCCGCGTCTTCAGCGCATCCTCCAGCGCCGTCATCCGCCGCCCGAGTGTCGCATGGTTGATGCCGAGCCGCCGTGAGGCCGAAAGCAACTGCCCGGTGCGTGCCACTGCCAGGAACATCCTCACGTCATCCCAATCCACGGACCGCTCCACTCTGTTATGTCGAATTTTGCACAATGGTTGCGTAAACTATCGCGTTGAATTGCGCAAATTCGAGTGACATTCTGTCCGCCAGATCAATAGGTCGAACAGCAGGAGGAAAACCATGAAGGAAATCGGTCATTTCATCGGCGGCAAGCACGTCGCCGGCACCAGCGGACGTACCGCCGACGTCTTCAACCCGGCGACGGGAGAGGTCCAGGCCAAGGTCGCACTCGCCAGCGTCTCGGAGATCCGCGCCGCCGTCGAGAATGCCAAGGAAGCCCAGCCGAAATGGGCTGCTACCAACCCGCAGCGCCGCGCCCGCGTGTTCATGAAATTCGTCGACCTGTTGAACCAGAATATGGATGAACTGGCGACGCTCCTGTCGAGCGAGCATGGCAAGACGGTCGAGGATTCCAAGGGCGATATCGTCCGCGGCCTGGAAGTCTGCGAATTCGTCATCGGCATCCCGCACCTGTCCAAGGGCGAGTTCACCGAAGGCGCCGGCCCGCAGATCGACATGTATTCGATCCGCCAGCCGGTCGGCATCGGTGCCGGCATCACGCCGTTCAACTTCCCCGGCATGATCCCGATGTGGATGTTCGCGCCTGCCATCGCCTGCGGCAACGCCTTCATCCTCAAGCCGTCGGAGCGGGATCCGTCACTGCCGCTGCGTCTTGCCGAACTGATGATCGAGGCGGGTCTGCCGGCCGGCGTCCTCAATGTCATCAACGGCGACAAGGCGGCCGTCGACGCGATCCTCACCGATCCCGATATCGGCGCCGTCTCCTTCGTCGGCTCCACCCCGATCGCCCGCTATGTCTATGGAACGGCGGCGTCGAACGGCAAGCGTGCCCAGTGCTTCGGCGGCGCCAAGAACCACATGATCATCATGCCCGATGCCGATATGGATCAGGCCGTCAACGCCCTGATGGGCGCCGGCTACGGCTCGGCCGGCGAACGCTGCATGGCCGTCTCCGTTGCCGTTCCGGTCGGCGAGGAGACCGCCAACCGCCTGGTGGAAAAGCTGGTGCCCAAGATCGAAAGCCTGCGCATCGGCCCCTATACCGATGACAAGGCCGACATGGGCCCGGTCGTCACCAAGGCCGCCCAGGAGCGCATCAATGGCCTGATCGACAAGGGTGTGGAAGAAGGCGCCAAGCTCGTCGTCGATGGCCGCGGCTTCAAGCTGCAGGGTTACGAGAACGGCTATTTCGTCGGTGGCACGCTGTTCGACAACGTCACGCCCGACATGGAGATCTACAAGCAGGAAATCTTCGGTCCGGTTCTCTCCGTCGTCCGCGCAGCCAATTACGAGGATGCCCTGTCGCTGCCGATGAAGCACGAATATGGCAATGGCGTTGCGATCTTCACCCGCGATGGTGATGCCGCCCGCGATTTCGCATCCCGCATCAATATCGGCATGATCGGCATCAACGTGCCGATCCCGGTGCCGCTCGCCTATCATTCCTTCGGCGGCTGGAAGGCCTCCTCCTTCGGCGACCTCAACCAGCATGGCACGGATTCGATCAAGTTCTGGACCAAGACCAAGACGGTCACCGCGCGCTGGCCGTCCGGCATCAAGGACGGCGCCGAGTTCGTCATGCCCGTCATGAAATAGGCCAGTCATGAAATAGGCCGCAGACGACAATCCCGAGCGATGACCGCAGCCATCATCTGTGGCTGCGGTCGTCATGTGTCATCACGAACCATTGACCTTGAGCCCACGCGGTATAACTTAACCGTGAGTAGGAGTGGGAGTTCATGGTTTACGAGTGGGACGAAAAGCGGGCTCGGTACGCCAAGCTCAGCCGGTGGGGCGCCACATTGGCCGTGGCGTTGGTATTTTCCGGAATATCCGTGGCAGCCATGGCCTGGCTGGCCTGATATCGAGGCGGCGCCTCGGTGGCTCCGCCGCAACGTTGACTTCCCGACGAACGGCCTGAAAATCAAAGTGATTTTCCGGCCCGTCTGATTTTTTTGCCGCAATCGGTGCCCGTCCGGCCTGCCGCCGACGCGGCTGTCGCGCTCTCCTGCGATGCGCGCGTGGCCTTATGCGTCGAATAGCCCTAATCGAATGATCATATTGTCATGGACAGCCCCCGCCACAGGAATAAGACGGTTTCGCGTGCAGGCACTTTGCCGGCGCGGTAGTGACTAATGCGGGCTTTCCGTCTATATCCTGATCCTAATCCTCAGGATTCGGGAGGCGCGGGGGATCATCCTGCAAAAATGCCTGACGGCAGCCGGTAGGTCACGACGCGGAATTCGGCGGAGAATGTGTAATTTGGAATTGTTCAAAACTAGCTGACGCTATATACAGGGATAAACACCCCTCGGGAGAATGAAATGCGTTTGACGAAGCAGACAAATTACGCCGTGCGAATGCTGATGTATTGTGCGGCCAATGAAGGGCATCTCAGCAGAATTCCCGAAATCGCCAGGGCCTATGGCGTATCCGAACTGTTCCTCTTCAAGATCCTCCAGCCGCTCAACAAGGCAGGTCTCGTGGAAACCGTTCGTGGCCGCAATGGCGGCGTGAAGCTTGGCCGTGCGGCCGACAAGATCACCCTGTTCGATGTCGTTCGTGTCACCGAAGATAGTTTCGCCATGGCGGAGTGCTTCGAAGACGGCGTCGTCGAATGTCCGCTGGTCGATAGCTGCGGCCTCAACTCGGCGCTGCGCAAGGCCCTGAACGCCTTCTTCGACGTTCTGGCCGACTACACGATCGACGACCTCGTCAAGGCACGCCCGCAGATCAGCTTCCTGCTTGGTATCGATATTGCAGACACGCCGAAGGCTGTTGCCCCGGCCGCCTGATCTGCCTTTTCGAAAGAGCCAGATCGATTTTGAGAAAGCGCCGGCAGAGCCCGGCGTTTTTCGTTTCCGCGCTCCTCTCGATCCCGCCAGTGCCAGCCGCTCCAGGGGGCTACACATCTCCCGCCGAAATGCTATGTCTTCGCCGCATCGCATGTCAGGGCAGGGAGAACACTATGTCGAAAGCGATCATCGTGATGGGTGTAAGCGGTGCCGGGAAGTCATCGGTCGCCGAGCTTCTGGCAACGCGCATCGGCTCGAAATTCGTCGAGGGAGACCGACTTCATCCCGAAGCGAATGTGAAGAAGATGGCGGAAGGTACGCCGCTGACCGACGAGGATCGCTGGCCGTGGCTGGACATCATCGGCCGGAAACTCAAGTCCTCGCGCGAAGCCGGTGAGGATATCGTCCTGACATGCTCGTCGTTGAAGAAGATCTATCGCGACAGGCTTCGCTCTGCCGGCGGCGAGCCGCTCTATTTCGTCTTTCTGAAGGGCACTCCCGAATTGCTGGCCGAGCGCATGGGGGCGCGCAAGGGCCATTTCATGCCGACCGCCTTGCTTCAAAGTCAGTTGGCCACTCTGGAGAGTCCGGAAGGCGAGCCCGGTGTCGTTACCGTGAATATTGACGCGGAGGTCAGCGATATTGTTGCTGATTCTATCGCAAAACTTGAAACGCTATGGGCGAGCAACCGTGAATAGCTGATTTCGATTGGATTTATATCAATATTAAACGTTTTTTCGTGTTTTTTGCTTGCGCAGGTGATCCGAAGCAACCCTTTCTACGTATAACGCTCAATTAGCGTTGCCGGTTAGGCCGGCGGTGCTTCGTCTAATGAGCGTTAGTGGGAAAAGGGATCGTATGCAGGAGTCGAGCCAGGGGGCGGGACGCGCCGCGCTTCGCCGGGTGCCGAAACAGGAAAGAAGTCGCGAGCGTATCGGCGAGATCCTGAAAGTTGCAAAGGAACTGATCGGGCAAAAGGGCATCGATGCGGTTACGATGAAGGAGATCGCGGCATTGTCCGGCGGTCCCATCGCGTCCGTCTATCAATACTTTCCCAACAAGTCGGCCATCATCGCAATGCTCTACGAGCTTTACGTCGAAGAGGTTCGTGGCCTGATCGGTGAACAGCTCTCCCGCATCGAAACCGCCGACGACGCCCTGCGCGCCACCGACGGCCTGTTCGACATGTATTACGAGCGCATGCGTCAGGAACCTTCGACCCAGGACCTGTTGAATGCCATCCAGGCCGACAAGGCGCTTGCCGATCTCGATATCGCCGAAACCCGCGATCAGGCTGAGGGATTTTTCCAGATCACGCAGCATTTCGTTGCAGAACCGCTGCGCGAAAACTACGCCCAGACTTTGTTCGTCATGTTCCATATGGCCGGCGCTACGCTGCGCCTCGCCCTGATGGTGCCGGCGGAAGCAGCCCAGATCTCGGCGCAGTTCAAGTCGATCGTACGCACCCACGCGACTTATTATCTCAAGGGCCATTTCCCTGAGGCGGTCGTCTGAGGCCATGGACCAATTGTCTGGCCTCAGACCCCAAGCCTGTCCCTGAGGCCGTAATACCATGCGCCAAGCGCGGTGAGCGGCACGCGGAACATCCGTCCGCCGGGGAAGGGCAGGTTGGGCAGCGATGCCCAGATATCGAAGCGCTCGGCATGGCCGGCTACGGCCTCGCCGAGGATCTTTCCGAGAAGATGCGTCGTCGTCACCCCATGGCCGCTGTCGCCATGGGAGAAATAGACCGTGTCGGAAAGCTTGCCCATATGCGGGATGCGGGTCAGCGTCAGGGCGAAATTGCCGCTCCAGGCATAGTCGATCCGGGTACTCTTCAATTGCGGAAATGTCTTCAGCATGTTCGGCCGGATCACGCCGGTCAGGTTCTTCGGGTCCGTGCCGCCATAGCCGATACCGCCGCCATAGAGCAGCCGGTTGTCTGCGGTGCGGCGATAGTAGTCGAGAATGTAATTGGCATCCTCGACGCAATAGTTTGCGGGCAACAGGCTCTCGATCAGCGACGCATCGAGCGGTTCCGTCACCATCACCTGGCTCGATACCGGCATCATCCGGCTGTGAATTTCCGGCGCAAGCGGCGCGAGATAGGCATTGCCGCAGATCAGCACATAGGATGCCGTCACCGATCCCGTCCCCGTGCTGACAACGGGCTTGCTCTTCGCCGTATCGACCGCAATCGCCCGCGATCCCTCGAAGATCCTGGCGCCAAGGCTTTCGGCAGCCGATGCCTCACCGAGCACGAGATTGAGCGGATGGATATGCCCGCCGAGCTTGTCGATCATCCCGCCCGCATAACGGTCGGTCTTCACGTATTTTGACACGTCCGCCTTCGACACCATTTCCAGCCCGGCATGCCCATGGCGTTCCCAGTCGGCCTTGTGATGCTCCATCTCGCGGATCTGCTTGTCGGTAAAGGCGGCGAAGAAGCCGCCATGTTCGAGGTCGCAGTCGATCGCATATTTCTTGACCCGCTCGCGGATGATATTGCCCCCCTCGAGCGACATCCGGCCCAGCGCGATTGCCTTGTCTTTTCCGTAGCGTCCGGCAATCGTTTCCAGATCGCGGCTATAGCCATTGACGATTTGCCCGCCATTGCGGCCCGAGGCGCCGAAGCCGATCCGCGTTGCTTCGAGCACGATGACCGAATAGCCGCGCTCGGACAGTTCAAGTGCTGCCGAAATGCCGGTAAATCCCGCCCCGATGATACAGACATCGGCGG
Protein-coding sequences here:
- a CDS encoding XRE family transcriptional regulator gives rise to the protein MTVSISTIKASQSGAVISGQVARAVAEARVAAGYSIDDLAVTTGLVHDEILRVEDGSNADPAKVRRIAAALKIPSSAFLVA
- a CDS encoding LysR family transcriptional regulator, with amino-acid sequence MDWDDVRMFLAVARTGQLLSASRRLGINHATLGRRMTALEDALKTRLLIRRTNGCTLTAEGEALLAAAERMETEMLSAQVLASSPDSVIAGTVRIGAPDGFGVSFLASRMGRLTRRHPLLKIQLVPVPRHFSLSQREADIAITIERPDQGRLVSSKLTDYTLGLYAARSYLAIAGEPKSADELRAHARVGYVEDLIFSPSLNFTGEVMRDWDAGFEVSSAIGQVEAVRSGAGIGILHDYVARQHRELVRIMPEVAIRRSYWTTYHETSRDLVRLRTVVDYIRELIAAESNIFVAG
- a CDS encoding CoA-acylating methylmalonate-semialdehyde dehydrogenase, with protein sequence MKEIGHFIGGKHVAGTSGRTADVFNPATGEVQAKVALASVSEIRAAVENAKEAQPKWAATNPQRRARVFMKFVDLLNQNMDELATLLSSEHGKTVEDSKGDIVRGLEVCEFVIGIPHLSKGEFTEGAGPQIDMYSIRQPVGIGAGITPFNFPGMIPMWMFAPAIACGNAFILKPSERDPSLPLRLAELMIEAGLPAGVLNVINGDKAAVDAILTDPDIGAVSFVGSTPIARYVYGTAASNGKRAQCFGGAKNHMIIMPDADMDQAVNALMGAGYGSAGERCMAVSVAVPVGEETANRLVEKLVPKIESLRIGPYTDDKADMGPVVTKAAQERINGLIDKGVEEGAKLVVDGRGFKLQGYENGYFVGGTLFDNVTPDMEIYKQEIFGPVLSVVRAANYEDALSLPMKHEYGNGVAIFTRDGDAARDFASRINIGMIGINVPIPVPLAYHSFGGWKASSFGDLNQHGTDSIKFWTKTKTVTARWPSGIKDGAEFVMPVMK
- the rirA gene encoding iron-responsive transcriptional regulator RirA, yielding MRLTKQTNYAVRMLMYCAANEGHLSRIPEIARAYGVSELFLFKILQPLNKAGLVETVRGRNGGVKLGRAADKITLFDVVRVTEDSFAMAECFEDGVVECPLVDSCGLNSALRKALNAFFDVLADYTIDDLVKARPQISFLLGIDIADTPKAVAPAA
- a CDS encoding gluconokinase, with translation MSKAIIVMGVSGAGKSSVAELLATRIGSKFVEGDRLHPEANVKKMAEGTPLTDEDRWPWLDIIGRKLKSSREAGEDIVLTCSSLKKIYRDRLRSAGGEPLYFVFLKGTPELLAERMGARKGHFMPTALLQSQLATLESPEGEPGVVTVNIDAEVSDIVADSIAKLETLWASNRE
- a CDS encoding TetR/AcrR family transcriptional regulator, yielding MQESSQGAGRAALRRVPKQERSRERIGEILKVAKELIGQKGIDAVTMKEIAALSGGPIASVYQYFPNKSAIIAMLYELYVEEVRGLIGEQLSRIETADDALRATDGLFDMYYERMRQEPSTQDLLNAIQADKALADLDIAETRDQAEGFFQITQHFVAEPLRENYAQTLFVMFHMAGATLRLALMVPAEAAQISAQFKSIVRTHATYYLKGHFPEAVV
- a CDS encoding FAD-binding oxidoreductase; translation: MTFQDNANTGHAGFLATTGYAGSGANPGHAGSWYAASANDKTVRPALAGDLTADVCIIGAGFTGISAALELSERGYSVIVLEATRIGFGASGRNGGQIVNGYSRDLETIAGRYGKDKAIALGRMSLEGGNIIRERVKKYAIDCDLEHGGFFAAFTDKQIREMEHHKADWERHGHAGLEMVSKADVSKYVKTDRYAGGMIDKLGGHIHPLNLVLGEASAAESLGARIFEGSRAIAVDTAKSKPVVSTGTGSVTASYVLICGNAYLAPLAPEIHSRMMPVSSQVMVTEPLDASLIESLLPANYCVEDANYILDYYRRTADNRLLYGGGIGYGGTDPKNLTGVIRPNMLKTFPQLKSTRIDYAWSGNFALTLTRIPHMGKLSDTVYFSHGDSGHGVTTTHLLGKILGEAVAGHAERFDIWASLPNLPFPGGRMFRVPLTALGAWYYGLRDRLGV